GTAGCGGTTTCAGGCGGCAAAGACAGCTTGGCGCTGTGGGACTTGCTGCTGAAAATGGGCTATAACGCCTCCGGGTTTCATATTCATCTAGGCATTGGAGAATATTCCAAAGTCTCCGCGGATAAGACCCGGGCCTTTGCCGGCAATAACGACGCTCCCCTAATCGAAATGAGCGTCGAGCAGACCTACGGATTGAACATACCAGACTTATCTAACGCCCTAAGACGCGTCGCTTGCTCCGGTTGCGGGCTCAATAAACGATACCTTTTCAACAAAACGGCTCTGGACAACGGCTTTACCGTTGTAGCCACAGGCCATAATCTGGATGACGAGGCGGCAACCCTTTTGGGAAACATACTGCACTGGGACACACAATCTTTGGGCAGGCAGTCGCCAGCCCTGGCCAGCACTCACGCAAAGCTGGTTAAAAAAGTAAAGCCTCTATATACCCTCACAGAAAGGGAGATGGCCAGCTATTGTTTGCTGCGCGGCATAGACTACGTAGAAGAAGAATGCCCCAATGCGGCCGGCGCTCATTCACTCTTATATAAAGACGTGCTAAATCGGATAGAAGTGGAGGCTCCAGGGAGCAAGCAGCAATTCCTTCAAGGGTTCTTGGAAAGGCTCCAACCAATACTTCAGCAGGACCAAGTGACGCTAGGGGAGTGTTCGCTATGCGGACAGCCCACTACGGCGGAAGTCTGCTCATTTTGCCGGACCTGGGACCGCGCCCTCCATGGTCGGACGCGGCTAACGGTGCGCACCACCCATGACGTTAAAGGGTTATCACAATCACCAGCAGCGTAACTGGCACCGCCAGCATTGCGTATCCTATGGCCCTCACGTTCTCTTCGAGTTGCCTTACTGATTCCGGAGGGACCTCGTACATAGTCTTTCCTAAATAATAGCTAGCCCACAGGGGAATTGCGGAACCTCGGAAAGGCGACACGGGAGAGTAGATGACTGTAGCCGTGAGTTTAAGAACCTTGCCCGGTCGAAAGACGAAGTAAAAAACTATAGCAAGTACTACTAGAAGTAAGATGCCTATTCGCCACATCTGAGCAGCCGGTCCAAATCACCTGCTACTGAGTGACAGTACTATAACAGAACTTAGAAAGCTCCATCAGCAAATTAAGCTAAAGAAAAAGGCCCTTGTAAAACTACAAGGGGCTTTAAAATCAGCTTCAGGGAGTCCTATTTGCTTGCCTTGGACTTGCCGCTATCCTTGGAAACTGCGGCTGTCTTGGACGCCTCAGCGGCATTGGCGGCGGCAGCGCCGTTAGATGACACCGCAACCTCCGCAGGAATGCTACCGGTGGTCCCAGTAGCGCCACCCGTGTAGAGATGACAGGCCACTTTATGGTCCTTGGCGGCCTCAACCAGCAACGGTATCTGTCCCTTGCAGCGTTCCATCAGCTTGGGGTCGGACAGGGCTACCGGGCATCGAGGGTGGAAGCTGCATCCCGTCGGCGGGTTAATGGGAGACGGTACTTCGCCCGGCAGGACTATCTCTTCCCGCACTACGTCCGGATGCGAGGGCAGGGCTGCCGAGAAAAGGGCCTTAGTGTACGGATGAAGCGGCTCTTTGAAGATAGCTTCCGTATTGCCGTACTCAACTATTTTGCCCAGGTACATTACAGCCGTTTGATGGGCCATATAACGAACCGTGGCCAAGTTGTGGGCGATGAGCAAGTACGCCACAGCCGTCTGCTGCTGTAAGTCCACTAGAAGGTTCATTATCTGGGCTCTAATGGACACATCCAGGGCTGAAACCGGCTCGTCCAGCAGAATGAGTTTGGGGTATG
This sequence is a window from SAR202 cluster bacterium. Protein-coding genes within it:
- a CDS encoding adenine nucleotide alpha hydrolase family protein — its product is MRCKKCQGKASVELRRHHSAFCSPHYLEFVENQVARSIKRHRMFSTHDRILVAVSGGKDSLALWDLLLKMGYNASGFHIHLGIGEYSKVSADKTRAFAGNNDAPLIEMSVEQTYGLNIPDLSNALRRVACSGCGLNKRYLFNKTALDNGFTVVATGHNLDDEAATLLGNILHWDTQSLGRQSPALASTHAKLVKKVKPLYTLTEREMASYCLLRGIDYVEEECPNAAGAHSLLYKDVLNRIEVEAPGSKQQFLQGFLERLQPILQQDQVTLGECSLCGQPTTAEVCSFCRTWDRALHGRTRLTVRTTHDVKGLSQSPAA
- a CDS encoding ATP-binding cassette domain-containing protein — protein: MGDTPVLLEVENLKKHFAVTQGLLFQKTVGHVKAVDGISFTIKDGETMGLVGESGCGKTTTAKTLLRLETPTSGEVRVYGKNVHVLKGDELKDYRATVQAVFQDPWSSLSPRMRVKDIVAEPLVVNRRVTKQEVKQRVEELLSMVGLHPYQGTLFPHEFSGGQRQRIAVASGLSSYPKLILLDEPVSALDVSIRAQIMNLLVDLQQQTAVAYLLIAHNLATVRYMAHQTAVMYLGKIVEYGNTEAIFKEPLHPYTKALFSAALPSHPDVVREEIVLPGEVPSPINPPTGCSFHPRCPVALSDPKLMERCKGQIPLLVEAAKDHKVACHLYTGGATGTTGSIPAEVAVSSNGAAAANAAEASKTAAVSKDSGKSKASK